The following are encoded in a window of Sciurus carolinensis unplaced genomic scaffold, mSciCar1.2, whole genome shotgun sequence genomic DNA:
- the LOC124973938 gene encoding ral guanine nucleotide dissociation stimulator-like isoform X2, whose protein sequence is MESPHLGRGYSKKSLFLFYLLPQEDTRRFSDGENDLFPNTDEPCGIETLEGNREAELMNQLVPVFFGRNPDWGSTFRSIYSGFITSQQVLELLFPSAVPINPGTWMEQYSEAFHQPPGLMILQLLLPYLQLYMGGLNLERQAHHLLAQLEDGKSSEAEPEFQEARATDSLPMPTPGLEPHQGAALVASEGAAPSPEAELKSSSPEVSALSSTVPLYNQRVGDSCSIHVHLENQRRMEYKNIVVSHSAGDPLGALTGEGREHSLD, encoded by the exons ATGGAGTCTCCTCATTTGGGAAGGGGCTACTCAAAGAAATCCTTGTTCCTGTTTTACCTTCTGCCACAGGAGGACACAAGAAGGTTTTCAGAT GGTGAAAATGATCTGTTTCCGAACACGGATGAGCCCTGTGGGATAGAGACCCTTGAAGGTAACAGAGAGGCAGAGCTCATGAACCAGCTGGTGCCTGTCTTTTTTGGTAGGAACCCCGACTGGGGCAGCACCTTCAGGTCTATTTACTCAGGTTTCATCACCAGCCAGCAGGTGCTGGAGCTGCTCTTCCCAAG TGCCGTGCCCATCAACCCGGGTACCTGGATGGAGCAGTACAGCGAGGCTTTCCATCAGCCTCCAGGCCTCATGattctccagctgctgctgccttACCTTCAACTGTACATGGGTGGCTTGAATCTGGAGCGCCAAGCACACCACCTGCTGGCacagctggaggatggcaagtccagCGAGGCAGAGCCTGAGTTCCAGGAGGCCCGGG ctaCAGACTCACTTCCAATGCCCACCCCAGGGCTAGAGCCTCATCAAGGAGCTGCTCTGGTGGCCAGTGAAGGAGCAGCACCATCGCCAGAGGCAGAGCTCAAGTCCAGTTCCCCCGAGGTCTCTGCTCTGAGCTCCACAGTACCTCTGTACAACCAGCGAGTGGGAGACAGCTGCTCCATTCATGTCCATCTAGAAAATCAAAGGCGAATGGAGTATAAGAACATCGTGGTGAGCCATTCAGCAGGGGATCCCCTGGGTGCCCTCACTGGGGAAGGCAGAGAACATAGCTTGGACTAG
- the LOC124973938 gene encoding ral guanine nucleotide dissociation stimulator-like isoform X1, whose protein sequence is MFSCCFKKCRALGPQESQGDHHALVWEEGVRFRPRRQSLGTLSQRSSTATLSSTGQGENDLFPNTDEPCGIETLEGNREAELMNQLVPVFFGRNPDWGSTFRSIYSGFITSQQVLELLFPSAVPINPGTWMEQYSEAFHQPPGLMILQLLLPYLQLYMGGLNLERQAHHLLAQLEDGKSSEAEPEFQEARATDSLPMPTPGLEPHQGAALVASEGAAPSPEAELKSSSPEVSALSSTVPLYNQRVGDSCSIHVHLENQRRMEYKNIVVSHSAGDPLGALTGEGREHSLD, encoded by the exons ATGTTCTCTTGTTGTTTCAAAAAATGTCGAGCCTTAGGCCCCCAGGAATCTCAGGGGGACCACCATGCTCTTGTGTGGGAAGAGGGGGTGAGGTTTCGTCCTAGACGCCAGAGTCTGGGGACACTTTCCCAGAGAAGCTCAACAGCAACACTGAGCAGCACAGGACAG GGTGAAAATGATCTGTTTCCGAACACGGATGAGCCCTGTGGGATAGAGACCCTTGAAGGTAACAGAGAGGCAGAGCTCATGAACCAGCTGGTGCCTGTCTTTTTTGGTAGGAACCCCGACTGGGGCAGCACCTTCAGGTCTATTTACTCAGGTTTCATCACCAGCCAGCAGGTGCTGGAGCTGCTCTTCCCAAG TGCCGTGCCCATCAACCCGGGTACCTGGATGGAGCAGTACAGCGAGGCTTTCCATCAGCCTCCAGGCCTCATGattctccagctgctgctgccttACCTTCAACTGTACATGGGTGGCTTGAATCTGGAGCGCCAAGCACACCACCTGCTGGCacagctggaggatggcaagtccagCGAGGCAGAGCCTGAGTTCCAGGAGGCCCGGG ctaCAGACTCACTTCCAATGCCCACCCCAGGGCTAGAGCCTCATCAAGGAGCTGCTCTGGTGGCCAGTGAAGGAGCAGCACCATCGCCAGAGGCAGAGCTCAAGTCCAGTTCCCCCGAGGTCTCTGCTCTGAGCTCCACAGTACCTCTGTACAACCAGCGAGTGGGAGACAGCTGCTCCATTCATGTCCATCTAGAAAATCAAAGGCGAATGGAGTATAAGAACATCGTGGTGAGCCATTCAGCAGGGGATCCCCTGGGTGCCCTCACTGGGGAAGGCAGAGAACATAGCTTGGACTAG
- the LOC124973938 gene encoding ral guanine nucleotide dissociation stimulator-like isoform X3 — MNQLVPVFFGRNPDWGSTFRSIYSGFITSQQVLELLFPSAVPINPGTWMEQYSEAFHQPPGLMILQLLLPYLQLYMGGLNLERQAHHLLAQLEDGKSSEAEPEFQEARATDSLPMPTPGLEPHQGAALVASEGAAPSPEAELKSSSPEVSALSSTVPLYNQRVGDSCSIHVHLENQRRMEYKNIVVSHSAGDPLGALTGEGREHSLD, encoded by the exons ATGAACCAGCTGGTGCCTGTCTTTTTTGGTAGGAACCCCGACTGGGGCAGCACCTTCAGGTCTATTTACTCAGGTTTCATCACCAGCCAGCAGGTGCTGGAGCTGCTCTTCCCAAG TGCCGTGCCCATCAACCCGGGTACCTGGATGGAGCAGTACAGCGAGGCTTTCCATCAGCCTCCAGGCCTCATGattctccagctgctgctgccttACCTTCAACTGTACATGGGTGGCTTGAATCTGGAGCGCCAAGCACACCACCTGCTGGCacagctggaggatggcaagtccagCGAGGCAGAGCCTGAGTTCCAGGAGGCCCGGG ctaCAGACTCACTTCCAATGCCCACCCCAGGGCTAGAGCCTCATCAAGGAGCTGCTCTGGTGGCCAGTGAAGGAGCAGCACCATCGCCAGAGGCAGAGCTCAAGTCCAGTTCCCCCGAGGTCTCTGCTCTGAGCTCCACAGTACCTCTGTACAACCAGCGAGTGGGAGACAGCTGCTCCATTCATGTCCATCTAGAAAATCAAAGGCGAATGGAGTATAAGAACATCGTGGTGAGCCATTCAGCAGGGGATCCCCTGGGTGCCCTCACTGGGGAAGGCAGAGAACATAGCTTGGACTAG